From Pagrus major chromosome 2, Pma_NU_1.0, one genomic window encodes:
- the LOC141019214 gene encoding extracellular calcium-sensing receptor-like: MDGDYVIGGVFAIHHYTHRPVHNYTTMPEPLKCTGSIDSRELRFSRAMIFAIEEINNSTELLPGIKLGYEIHDSCTTVPVAMHVTFQLSNGLDPVFYTGDNCSQSGMVMAIVGESESTPSISMSRVIGPFNIPLVSYFATCACLSDKQQYPSFFRTIPSDQFQTDALAKLIKHFGWTWIGAVRSDSDYGNNGMASFLQAAQKEGICVEYSESLHRTHPRSRIQRVADVIRRSTAMVIVAFTASAELTLLLGELSLKPSPPRQWIGSESWVTNRDMLKFNFCAGAIGFGIQKSVIPGLREFLLDLSPTKVAASPMLTEFWEDAFNCMMGKNAAKDKTVCDGTEDIQTLQSPYTDTSQLRATNMVYKAVYAIAHAIHNAACEDANSTAQCDKFTRMESDQVLSQLKKVNFSQNGYDVSFDVNGDPVATYELVNWQQSESGSIEMVTVGLYDTSLPEGQEFRINRNLTWMDGGTHVPVSVCSESCPSGTRKVLQKGKPICCYDCIPCPEGEISNTTDSPDCFPCPKEFWPNAERDTCFPKPVEFLSFDEVLGLILAAFSVGGACLAIVTAAVFFHHRTSPIVRANNSELSFLLLFSLTLCFLCSLTFIGAPSDWSCRLRHTAFGITFVLCISCILGKTIVVLMAFKATLPGCRVMKWFGPLQQRITVVSFTLIQVLICTIWLCLSPPFRLENLTIYKERIILECALGSAIGFWVVLGYIGLLALFCLVLAVLARKLPDNFNEAKLITFSMLIFCAVWITFIPAYVSSPGKFTVAVEIFAILASSFGLILCIFAPKCYIILFKPEKNTKKHLMNKNES; encoded by the exons ATGGATGGTGACTATGTTATTGGTGGTGTTTTTGCCATTCACCACTACACGCACAGACCGGTGCATAATTACACCACCATGCCTGAGCCACTAAAGTGCACAGGGAG CATTGACTCCCGTGAACTGCGCTTCTCGCGCGCAATGATCTTTGCCATCGAGGAGattaacaacagcacagagctgctgccagGGATCAAACTTGGTTATGAGATCCACGACTCGTGTACCACAGTGCCTGTGGCGATGCATGTGACATTCCAGCTTTCAAATGGCCTGGACCCTGTGTTTTACACTGGTGACAATTGCTCACAATCTGGTATGGTGATGGCTATTGTCGGCGAGTCGGAGTCCACGCCATCTATCAGCATGTCGCGCGTCATCGGGCCCTTCAACATTCCTCTA GTGAGCTACTTCGCCACATGTGCATGCCTGTCTGATAAGCAGCAGTACCCAAGTTTCTTCAGAACAATCCCCAGTGACCAGTTCCAGACTGACGCACTGGCCAAGCTGATAAAACACTTTGGCTGGACTTGGATAGGTGctgtccggtcagattcagacTATGGCAATAATGGCATGGCATCTTTCCTGCAGGCAGCACAGAAGGAGGGGATCTGTGTTGAATACTCTGAATCTTTACATCGAACCCACCCACGTAGCAGAATACAGAGAGTAGCTGACGTTATCCGCAG GTCGACAGCTATGGTTATTGTGGCATTTACAGCCTCTGCAGAATTAACACTCCTGCTGGGAGAGCTGTCGCTCAAGCCTTCTCCACCTCGCCAGTGGATAGGCAGTGAATCCTGGGTAACTAACCGAGACATGCTGAAGTTCAACTTCTGTGCTGGAGCAATCGGATTTGGCATTCAAAAATCTGTCATCCCAGGTCTGAGAGAATTCTTGCTGGATCTGTCTCCAACTAAAGTGGCTGCCTCTCCAATGCTCACTGAGTTCTGGGAGGATGCGTTCAACTGCATGATGGGAAAAA ATGCAGCCAAAGACAAAACTGTGTGTGATGGAACTGAAGACATACAGACGCTACAGAGCCCTTACACTGACACATCTCAGCTCCGAGCCACTAACATGGTGTATAAGGCTGTTTATGCAATAGCACATGCCATTCATAATGCAGCATGTGAGGATGCAAATTCTACAGCTCAGTGTGACAAATTCACTAGGATGGAGTCTGACCag GTTCTTAGCCAGCTTAAGAAAGTgaatttttctcaaaatggttatgatgtgtcatttgatgtCAATGGGGATCCTGTGGCCACATACGAGCTGGTTAACTGGCAACAAAGTGAGAGTGGCagcattgagatggtgacagtAGGGCTTTATGATACATCATTACCTGAGGGCCAGGAGTTCCGCATCAACAGGAACCTCACTTGGATGGATGGTGGCACACAT gtgcctgtgtcagtgtgcagtgaaagcTGTCCTTCAGGAACTCGTAAAGTGCTTCAGAAAGGAAAACCCATCTGCTGTTATGATTGTATACCATGTCCTGAGGGAGAGATTAGCAATACTACag ATTCCCCTGATTGTTTCCCTTGCCCCAAGGAGTTCTGGCCtaatgcagagagagacacttgTTTCCCCAAGCCTGTAGAGTTTCTTTCCTTTGACGAGGTCCTAGGACTCATCCTGGCTGCATTCTCAGTTGGTGGTGCCTGTCTTGCCATTGTAACAGCAGCTGTCTTCTTTCATCACAGGACATCCCCAATAGTCAGggccaacaactctgagctgagcttcctgctgctcttctccctaACTCTGTGTTTCTTATGTTCATTAACTTTCATTGGAGCACCCTCTGATTGGTCCTGCAGGCTGCGCCACACAGCATTTGGGATCACCTTTGTCCTCTGCATCTCTTGCATCCTTGGAAAAACAATAGTAGTGTTAATGGCCTTCAAAGCTACACTCCCAGGTTGTAGGGTTATGAAATGGTTCGGCCCTCTACAGCAAAGGATAACTGTAGTATCTTTCACATTAATTCAAGTTTTAATATGTACTATTTGGTTGTGTCTTAGTCCTCCTTTTCGATTGGAAAATCTAACTATATATAAGGAGAGAATCATCCTAGAGTGTGCATTAGGATCAGCTATTGGGTTCTGGGTTGTACTTGGGTACATAGGCCTACTGGCTCTCTTTTGCTTAGTGTTAGCTGTCCTAGCCCGGAAACTACCTGATAATTTTAATGAGGCCAAACTGatcaccttcagcatgctgatattttGTGCAGTCTGGATCACCTTTATCCCAGCATACgtcagctctcctgggaaatttactgtggctgtggagatatttgccattctggcctccagttttggactgatactgtgtatatttgctcCAAAGTGTTACATCATATTGTTTAAGCCAGAGAAGAACACCAAGAAACActtaatgaacaaaaatgaaTCCTAA